A stretch of Puniceicoccaceae bacterium DNA encodes these proteins:
- the prmC gene encoding peptide chain release factor N(5)-glutamine methyltransferase produces MDQSRQRMETVLSILDKTTTYFQKHGIENARLDAELLLSHVLECKRMQLYLDFERPLPESTLASLRPLLKKRANREPLQYLIGSTSFMDFTLKTDPRALIPRPETEELVELILAHFDKRAKPERILDLGTGTGAIACALARAFPDAEVMATDLSETTLTLARENIERLALQQKIHCLQSHWFQGVTGVYDLIVSNPPYLADHELETLEPEVGKFEPHRALASGPSGLEAIEVLLTEAPKFLRKNGVIFLETGCSQESAIRSFARELGQEPRLECFKDLNHRHRFVRLEMG; encoded by the coding sequence ATGGACCAAAGTAGGCAACGCATGGAAACGGTTCTCAGCATTCTCGACAAGACAACGACCTATTTTCAGAAGCATGGCATTGAGAATGCGCGTCTGGATGCGGAGCTTTTGCTTTCGCATGTGCTCGAATGCAAGCGAATGCAGCTGTATCTCGACTTTGAACGTCCGCTACCGGAATCGACATTGGCATCCTTGCGTCCGCTACTGAAAAAACGGGCAAACCGCGAACCCCTGCAGTATCTGATCGGGTCCACCTCGTTTATGGATTTTACGCTGAAGACGGACCCCCGTGCATTGATTCCGAGGCCGGAGACCGAAGAGCTGGTGGAACTGATCCTTGCACATTTTGACAAGCGTGCGAAACCCGAGCGCATCCTTGACCTTGGAACAGGCACCGGTGCGATCGCCTGCGCCCTTGCCCGCGCCTTTCCGGATGCCGAGGTCATGGCTACGGACTTGAGCGAAACCACATTGACATTGGCTCGTGAGAATATCGAACGGCTTGCTTTGCAGCAGAAGATCCATTGTCTGCAGAGCCATTGGTTTCAAGGCGTGACGGGCGTGTATGATCTGATCGTCAGCAATCCTCCTTATCTTGCAGATCACGAACTGGAGACCCTGGAACCCGAAGTTGGGAAATTTGAACCCCATCGTGCGCTGGCTTCAGGTCCCAGTGGACTCGAGGCGATTGAGGTACTGCTTACGGAAGCACCGAAGTTCCTTCGGAAAAATGGAGTCATATTCCTGGAGACGGGGTGCAGTCAGGAGTCCGCGATTCGATCATTTGCGCGTGAGCTTGGACAGGAACCACGTCTCGAATGTTTCAAGGACCTCAACCATCGCCATCGATTTGTTCGATTGGAAATGGGCTGA
- the lpdA gene encoding dihydrolipoyl dehydrogenase, translating into MSESKQEFDLTVIGSGPGGYVAAIRAAQLGLKTALIEKDPYLGGTCLNVGCIPSKALLHSTEQLSFAQHQASAHGIRFESVSMDLSVLQDRRKSVIESMRGGVKQFVQGRKIEHIQGHASLTAPGKIRVFQKDDARDIHTRYTLIATGSAPVSLPFLPLDGEHIVSSTEALAFHEVPESLIVVGAGAIGLELGSVWNRLGSKVTVVEFLPRIAAGNDEDLARAAERIFKKQGLNILTDTRITEGVIAGDVVSLRAEKDGTELMLEASKVLVAVGRKAYTEGLGLDTVGIELDERGRIPTNSHFETRVSGIFAIGDVIAGPMLAHKAEEEGVAVAEYLATGHGHVAHDLIPGVIYTDPELASVGLTEAAAREQHGDEIRVGKFNVGANGRAIASDHAHGLVKIIAHARTDRILGVHILAHQASEMIAAAVAHMEYGGSAEDLARTVHAHPTISESIKEAALAVDGRAIHALR; encoded by the coding sequence ATGAGTGAAAGCAAACAGGAGTTTGACCTGACTGTCATTGGATCGGGTCCCGGAGGATATGTGGCTGCCATTCGCGCTGCTCAACTGGGGTTGAAGACCGCCCTCATTGAGAAAGACCCTTACCTGGGTGGCACCTGCCTCAATGTGGGCTGCATTCCGAGCAAAGCGTTACTGCATTCCACCGAGCAACTGTCCTTTGCGCAGCATCAGGCCAGCGCACACGGGATTCGATTCGAAAGTGTGAGCATGGATCTTTCCGTGCTTCAGGATCGTCGCAAATCCGTCATCGAATCCATGCGCGGCGGAGTGAAGCAGTTTGTGCAAGGGCGCAAGATCGAGCACATTCAGGGGCATGCAAGCCTCACCGCTCCGGGAAAAATTCGCGTGTTTCAGAAAGATGATGCACGGGATATCCATACACGATACACGCTGATCGCAACTGGTTCCGCACCCGTATCGCTGCCGTTTCTTCCGCTTGATGGTGAGCACATCGTCAGCAGTACCGAAGCACTGGCCTTTCATGAGGTGCCGGAATCCCTGATCGTCGTGGGTGCGGGTGCGATCGGGCTGGAGCTTGGTTCCGTCTGGAACCGCCTTGGCAGTAAGGTAACTGTGGTGGAGTTTCTTCCACGCATTGCCGCTGGCAACGATGAGGATCTTGCTCGGGCAGCCGAACGCATTTTCAAAAAACAGGGCCTGAACATTCTGACGGATACCCGGATCACCGAGGGCGTGATCGCAGGAGATGTGGTATCGCTACGTGCCGAAAAGGATGGCACAGAACTCATGCTGGAAGCGAGCAAGGTATTGGTGGCCGTAGGTCGCAAAGCCTATACTGAAGGCCTTGGACTCGATACGGTTGGCATCGAACTCGATGAGCGCGGACGCATCCCGACCAACTCCCATTTTGAAACCCGTGTCTCGGGAATCTTTGCCATCGGCGATGTGATTGCGGGTCCCATGCTGGCTCACAAGGCTGAAGAAGAGGGTGTTGCGGTGGCCGAATACCTGGCAACTGGCCATGGCCATGTGGCACACGACCTCATTCCCGGGGTCATCTATACCGATCCCGAATTGGCCTCGGTGGGACTCACCGAAGCCGCTGCCCGCGAGCAGCACGGCGACGAGATTCGTGTGGGCAAGTTTAACGTTGGTGCCAATGGACGCGCCATCGCCAGTGATCATGCACATGGCCTGGTGAAAATCATCGCACATGCCAGGACCGACCGCATTCTGGGGGTTCACATTCTCGCGCACCAGGCTTCCGAAATGATTGCCGCAGCCGTCGCTCACATGGAATATGGCGGTAGTGCCGAAGACCTGGCCCGCACGGTTCATGCACATCCGACGATCTCCGAATCCATCAAGGAGGCTGCTCTAGCGGTCGATGGACGCGCCATTCATGCGCTTCGCTGA
- the aroC gene encoding chorismate synthase yields the protein MGSSFGKLFTISTWGESHGGSIGVVIDGCPPRIPIDLAFLQAELDRRRPGQSKITTQRKEPDTATVVSGIWEGKSTGTPIAIYVSNTDARPNAYDEMRDKFRPSHADFTYQSKYGIRNHEGGGRSSARETIARVAAGAIAKQVLATLAGVEIRAYVSSIADIDLPHPESLPFPTLEQVEANIVRCPDAAIAERMIEAIKAARSDGDSVGGRILCRMRGMPVGLGDPVFDRFEADLAKAMLSIPATKGFEIGSGFAGSRMRGSTHNDLPTVEDGNVHTITNRSGGVQGGITNGEEIYFSTAFKPTATILRPQATVDLQGNPAELIGKGRHDPCVVPRAVVIVEAMAALVALDHLLRHRALSHL from the coding sequence ATGGGAAGTTCATTCGGAAAACTCTTTACAATCTCCACTTGGGGAGAAAGCCACGGTGGCAGCATCGGTGTCGTCATTGATGGTTGCCCGCCCCGAATTCCGATTGACCTCGCATTTCTTCAGGCTGAACTGGATCGCAGGCGTCCGGGACAAAGCAAGATCACTACCCAGCGCAAGGAACCCGACACCGCCACGGTTGTTTCAGGCATCTGGGAAGGAAAGAGCACTGGCACTCCCATCGCCATCTACGTGTCCAATACAGATGCAAGGCCCAACGCCTACGACGAAATGCGCGACAAGTTTCGCCCGTCTCACGCCGATTTCACCTATCAATCAAAGTATGGCATCCGCAACCACGAAGGAGGCGGACGTTCCTCCGCGCGGGAAACCATCGCACGAGTTGCGGCAGGTGCCATCGCCAAGCAGGTGCTTGCGACCCTCGCTGGAGTCGAAATCCGTGCCTATGTCAGCAGCATTGCCGATATCGATCTGCCACATCCGGAGTCCCTCCCATTTCCCACACTTGAGCAGGTGGAGGCCAACATCGTGCGCTGCCCCGATGCCGCTATTGCCGAGCGCATGATCGAAGCGATCAAGGCCGCACGCTCCGATGGTGACTCCGTGGGAGGGCGTATCCTGTGCCGCATGCGGGGAATGCCAGTCGGGCTGGGCGACCCGGTCTTCGATCGCTTTGAGGCTGATCTCGCCAAAGCAATGCTTTCGATTCCAGCGACCAAGGGCTTCGAGATTGGAAGCGGATTTGCCGGTTCCCGCATGCGCGGTTCCACTCACAATGACCTTCCCACCGTCGAAGACGGCAACGTGCACACGATCACCAACCGCTCCGGTGGCGTGCAGGGCGGCATCACCAATGGAGAAGAGATCTACTTTTCAACTGCGTTCAAACCCACCGCAACCATCCTGCGTCCCCAGGCCACTGTGGATCTGCAGGGAAACCCGGCTGAGTTGATTGGCAAAGGGCGCCATGATCCTTGCGTGGTTCCGCGTGCTGTGGTCATTGTCGAGGCAATGGCCGCTCTGGTGGCACTCGATCACCTGTTGCGCCACCGTGCGCTCTCTCACCTCTAA
- a CDS encoding 2-oxoglutarate dehydrogenase E1 component: MKNLSFANRWNADLIDANYAKWQSGEHDLDPLWQAFFEGFELAGARNGSSPTPTPSGGDDAVAYRKYKIQARAIGAVFAYRSRGHTQATINPLMIELPINPRLALDRLGFAPEDLPEVIHTGNYLGGLNVTVQELIDRLRFTYCGNIGVEYVHIQDARKRRWLQSRIEPNDFHHQFSEPEQVRILQKIIEAEQFESYLHKNFVGQKRFSLEGGETLIAALDTIAQHCPRFPVDEIVMGMAHRGRLNVLANFVGKSHQTILTEFSEHHIAGDFQGDGDVKYHLGYDNTLTTESGHEVTIRLSANPSHLEAVNPVVEGRARARQRIIGDLERKRVLPILIHGDAAIAGQGIVAEVLNFSQLKGYRTGGTIHIVVNNQIGFTTDPVDARSSHYCTDVAKMIEAPVFHVNGDDALAVAHVSKIALEYRQEFACDVFIDMVCYRRHGHNEADEPAFTQPTLYRKIASMPLISEGLSKQLIDQGALTAEQIDSIKNDYTARLDEAKQLASSAEHEEAEVKIATFAGSTAEFQPPYTFHNVETGVEADRLKRVARILTQIPDGLDANPKIARLLKTRWGKFESGTGIDWAFAEQLAWGTLLEEGTPVRISGQDVERGTFSHRHCVLVDSQTKDKYIPLNHLSNEQAQFCVHNSLLSEAAVLGFDFGYSLEYPKMLCIWEAQFGDFANGAQVIIDQFITSSESKWGRVSGLVMLLPHGYEGQGPEHSSARLERYLQACAENNIQVCNITTPAQYFHVLRRQMKRPFRKPLIIMAPKSLLRHPAAVSDVSEFTEGGFQSILPDPQPGSKIDRVILCSGKIYYDILEHRESAGCDNAAVLRIEQFYPLNRDLLKETVESYGSDLKIVYCQEESANMGAWSFLAPQFESMFGTKPYYCGRDASTSPATGFSKVHKLEQKQIVTHAFEI; the protein is encoded by the coding sequence ATGAAAAACCTTTCTTTCGCGAACCGGTGGAATGCAGACCTGATTGACGCCAATTACGCCAAGTGGCAATCCGGTGAACACGACCTCGATCCCTTGTGGCAGGCATTTTTTGAGGGATTTGAACTGGCGGGTGCCCGCAATGGCTCATCCCCAACTCCAACTCCGTCCGGAGGAGATGACGCTGTAGCCTACCGAAAATACAAAATCCAGGCCCGTGCCATCGGTGCGGTGTTTGCCTACCGCTCCCGCGGACATACCCAGGCAACCATCAATCCGCTCATGATCGAGTTGCCCATCAACCCGCGACTCGCACTCGACCGTCTCGGGTTTGCACCGGAAGATTTGCCGGAGGTGATCCATACCGGCAACTATCTCGGTGGGCTGAATGTCACGGTTCAGGAACTCATTGATCGCCTGCGATTCACCTACTGCGGCAACATCGGTGTGGAATACGTTCACATTCAGGATGCGCGCAAGCGTCGCTGGCTGCAGTCCCGGATCGAACCCAATGATTTTCATCACCAATTCTCGGAACCCGAACAGGTGCGCATCCTGCAAAAGATTATCGAGGCAGAGCAGTTTGAGTCCTACCTGCACAAGAACTTTGTGGGACAAAAACGCTTTTCGCTCGAAGGGGGAGAGACGCTGATTGCCGCACTGGATACCATCGCACAGCACTGCCCACGATTCCCGGTTGACGAGATTGTTATGGGCATGGCCCACCGCGGCCGCCTGAATGTGCTGGCTAATTTTGTCGGCAAATCGCACCAGACCATACTCACCGAATTTTCCGAACACCACATCGCCGGTGACTTTCAGGGAGACGGAGATGTCAAGTACCACCTGGGTTACGACAACACCCTGACTACCGAAAGCGGACATGAGGTCACGATCCGACTGTCCGCCAACCCCAGCCACCTTGAGGCCGTCAATCCGGTCGTCGAAGGTCGTGCACGCGCCCGACAGCGCATCATTGGTGACCTCGAGCGCAAGCGCGTGCTGCCAATCCTGATCCACGGGGATGCCGCCATCGCCGGGCAGGGTATTGTTGCCGAAGTTCTCAATTTTTCCCAGCTCAAGGGGTACCGCACGGGTGGCACAATCCACATCGTCGTTAACAATCAGATCGGTTTCACCACCGATCCAGTTGATGCGCGCTCGAGTCACTACTGCACCGATGTCGCCAAAATGATCGAGGCCCCCGTCTTCCACGTCAATGGGGATGACGCGCTTGCCGTTGCCCACGTGAGCAAGATTGCGCTCGAATATCGACAGGAGTTTGCCTGCGATGTCTTCATCGACATGGTCTGCTACCGCCGGCATGGCCACAATGAAGCCGATGAACCCGCCTTCACCCAGCCAACGCTCTACCGTAAAATCGCTTCCATGCCCCTCATTTCCGAGGGCCTGAGCAAGCAGCTCATCGATCAGGGAGCGCTGACGGCTGAGCAGATCGACTCGATCAAAAACGACTACACCGCACGGCTCGACGAAGCCAAGCAATTGGCATCTTCAGCCGAACACGAAGAGGCAGAGGTTAAGATCGCCACCTTCGCAGGATCGACCGCAGAGTTTCAACCGCCCTACACGTTCCACAATGTAGAAACCGGAGTCGAAGCTGACCGGCTGAAGCGCGTCGCCCGCATTCTTACGCAGATTCCCGATGGATTGGATGCCAATCCAAAAATTGCCCGATTGCTCAAGACCCGTTGGGGAAAGTTTGAAAGTGGCACGGGAATCGACTGGGCATTTGCCGAGCAACTGGCATGGGGGACGCTCCTGGAAGAGGGAACCCCTGTTCGCATTTCCGGACAGGACGTCGAGCGTGGCACCTTCAGCCACCGGCACTGCGTTCTGGTGGACTCCCAAACCAAGGACAAGTACATCCCGCTCAACCACCTTTCAAATGAACAGGCACAGTTCTGTGTGCACAATTCCCTGTTGTCGGAGGCCGCTGTCTTGGGATTTGATTTTGGGTATTCCCTCGAATATCCGAAGATGCTCTGCATCTGGGAGGCGCAGTTTGGTGACTTTGCCAATGGCGCACAAGTGATCATCGATCAATTCATTACCAGCAGTGAATCCAAGTGGGGAAGGGTCAGTGGACTCGTAATGCTGTTGCCTCATGGCTATGAGGGACAGGGGCCTGAGCATTCGTCCGCACGCCTCGAACGCTATCTGCAGGCTTGCGCGGAGAACAACATCCAGGTCTGCAACATCACCACGCCCGCTCAATATTTCCACGTGCTGCGCCGCCAGATGAAGCGTCCTTTCCGCAAACCGCTCATCATCATGGCACCGAAGAGCCTGCTTCGCCACCCAGCTGCGGTCAGCGATGTTTCAGAGTTCACCGAGGGAGGGTTTCAGAGCATTCTCCCAGACCCACAACCCGGCTCCAAAATTGACCGTGTGATCCTCTGCTCGGGAAAAATCTATTACGATATTCTGGAGCACCGGGAATCCGCCGGATGTGACAACGCCGCAGTTCTTCGCATCGAACAGTTCTACCCGCTCAACCGGGATTTGCTCAAGGAAACCGTCGAATCTTACGGAAGTGATTTGAAGATTGTCTATTGTCAGGAGGAGTCGGCAAACATGGGTGCGTGGAGTTTTCTGGCACCACAATTCGAATCCATGTTTGGAACCAAGCCCTACTACTGTGGACGCGATGCAAGCACATCTCCTGCCACTGGTTTTTCAAAGGTACACAAGCTCGAACAAAAGCAAATTGTCACCCATGCGTTTGAAATCTAG
- a CDS encoding carboxy terminal-processing peptidase encodes MLNRFRIHFLLLTLSCAAVSPISAEVPLETSFQMKAEIKDMRMAMERLHFTQKVLTQEDYEALIPQYMERLDFNYLYFLSSDEWLWTQRFGRTLKNNYLDKNELYPAFYIFNTFEKRVAERLDWTRTFLEGEIDVFGSGDYITDLENRTWPKTREEADELWTRRIRHEILSEIIPKIREELEEQFGDEPVPQLTREQYDEHISAEQHQEWIVDAKQKILERYERWLQRIGETKPAEVQEDFLTELAQRYDPHSNFMSPDTSEDFGISISNELIGIGAVLSDDNGFCKILELIDGGPAAKSGEIKEGDTIIGVAQGRGEFEDVVGKRLRDIVRLIRGKEDSLVRLRIRSETSVEDKVVPITRKRIKLEEKLASAELHQVPAGDTTLSIGVIKLPNFYGPTHGNPHSTRARDDVDLLISRLKEQGVEGIVLDLRNNGGGLLDEAINVTGLFITTGPVVKVKNRAGDVDVSRDYDPKISWEGPLAVLTSRYSASASEIVAGALQFYRRALVIGDESTHGKGTVQSTFTLPISVYDMMGRDNRFIRPNLLERVGRLIPTTSSSSSMPSMAKITIAKYYLPDGSSTQLRGVVSDINLPSVAELLPIRESDLDNPMTWDQIEELPIESELLVSNAYPYLQDSIVGLLADRSQQRRELLEEFQYLDATISSFKSRYDRKSIPIGLLDRINLLNADDQLIDQLEARQDELEGFTFAHLAIPLKDPEPMPEPPAETEVENETGASDSPQLAANVDSNDSVELDADAKDDDEEEDEDKKGFDIHLRESMRIVSDWILLEKHIDTSENRQIAIHSDNAPTLNHILGELNPAGDPLRSTR; translated from the coding sequence ATGCTCAACCGCTTTCGAATCCATTTTCTTCTGCTGACACTATCGTGTGCGGCTGTATCGCCCATTTCTGCTGAAGTCCCGCTGGAGACCAGTTTTCAGATGAAGGCGGAAATCAAGGATATGCGCATGGCCATGGAGCGCCTGCATTTCACGCAGAAGGTGCTCACACAGGAGGATTATGAGGCCCTCATCCCTCAGTATATGGAGCGTCTGGATTTCAATTATCTTTATTTTCTCAGTTCCGACGAGTGGCTCTGGACGCAGCGTTTTGGTCGCACGCTCAAAAACAACTATCTCGACAAAAACGAACTCTATCCCGCGTTCTACATCTTCAATACCTTTGAAAAACGAGTGGCCGAACGCCTCGACTGGACTCGTACCTTTCTCGAGGGTGAGATCGATGTGTTTGGAAGTGGAGACTACATCACCGACCTGGAAAATCGCACCTGGCCCAAGACCCGCGAAGAGGCAGATGAGCTGTGGACTCGCCGCATTCGCCACGAAATTTTATCGGAAATCATTCCAAAGATTCGCGAGGAGCTGGAGGAGCAATTTGGGGACGAGCCAGTACCACAACTCACAAGAGAACAGTATGACGAGCACATCAGTGCCGAGCAGCATCAGGAGTGGATTGTCGACGCAAAGCAAAAAATTCTCGAGCGCTATGAGCGCTGGTTGCAGCGCATCGGCGAAACCAAACCAGCTGAAGTGCAAGAGGATTTTCTGACCGAACTCGCACAGCGCTACGACCCACACTCCAATTTTATGTCGCCCGACACGTCCGAAGATTTCGGAATTTCGATCAGCAATGAACTCATCGGTATCGGTGCCGTGCTCAGCGACGACAACGGTTTCTGCAAGATTTTGGAACTGATTGATGGCGGTCCTGCCGCAAAATCCGGAGAAATCAAGGAGGGAGATACCATCATCGGAGTTGCTCAGGGGCGTGGGGAATTCGAAGATGTGGTCGGCAAGCGCCTGCGTGACATCGTGCGCCTGATTCGGGGCAAGGAGGATTCACTCGTGCGCCTGCGAATCCGTTCCGAGACGAGCGTTGAGGACAAGGTTGTGCCCATCACCCGCAAGCGCATCAAGCTTGAGGAAAAGCTGGCTTCTGCCGAGCTGCATCAAGTTCCCGCAGGCGACACGACGCTGTCCATCGGGGTCATCAAACTTCCCAATTTTTACGGTCCCACTCACGGCAATCCGCATTCCACCCGCGCCCGTGATGATGTCGATCTGTTGATTTCTCGCCTGAAGGAGCAGGGAGTCGAAGGCATTGTGCTGGATCTGCGCAACAACGGCGGGGGTCTGCTGGACGAAGCCATCAATGTCACCGGTCTCTTCATCACGACTGGACCCGTCGTCAAGGTGAAAAACCGTGCTGGTGATGTGGATGTCAGCCGTGACTATGACCCCAAAATATCATGGGAAGGCCCCCTGGCGGTGCTGACTTCGCGCTACAGTGCATCCGCTTCCGAAATCGTTGCAGGCGCCCTCCAGTTCTACCGTCGCGCGCTGGTGATCGGAGATGAATCCACGCACGGGAAGGGAACCGTACAATCCACCTTTACCTTGCCGATTTCTGTCTATGACATGATGGGGAGGGACAACCGCTTCATCCGCCCCAACTTGCTGGAGCGCGTTGGTCGGCTGATCCCGACAACTTCGTCCTCTTCGTCGATGCCTTCCATGGCGAAAATCACGATTGCCAAATACTACCTGCCCGATGGCTCATCCACTCAGCTGCGCGGGGTGGTTTCAGATATCAATTTACCCAGTGTGGCAGAGTTGCTCCCCATCCGGGAATCTGACCTAGACAATCCGATGACCTGGGACCAGATCGAGGAACTTCCCATCGAATCGGAGCTTCTGGTCTCAAACGCCTATCCCTACCTGCAGGATTCCATTGTAGGGCTTCTCGCGGATCGCAGCCAGCAGCGCAGGGAGCTTCTTGAGGAATTCCAATATCTCGATGCAACCATTTCGAGCTTCAAGTCGCGCTACGACCGGAAATCCATCCCTATCGGGCTTCTCGACCGCATCAACCTGCTCAACGCCGACGATCAACTCATCGACCAGTTGGAAGCACGTCAGGATGAACTCGAAGGGTTCACATTTGCACACCTCGCCATCCCTCTAAAGGATCCCGAGCCGATGCCAGAACCCCCCGCAGAAACTGAAGTTGAAAATGAAACCGGAGCGTCGGATTCTCCTCAGCTCGCTGCCAATGTGGATTCTAATGATTCCGTTGAACTCGATGCGGATGCGAAGGATGATGATGAAGAGGAAGACGAGGACAAAAAGGGGTTTGATATCCATCTGCGGGAAAGCATGCGCATCGTGAGCGACTGGATTCTGCTTGAAAAGCACATCGACACCTCTGAAAACCGCCAGATTGCCATTCATTCGGACAATGCGCCCACGCTGAATCACATTCTGGGAGAACTGAATCCGGCCGGCGATCCCCTTCGCTCTACACGATAA
- the odhB gene encoding 2-oxoglutarate dehydrogenase complex dihydrolipoyllysine-residue succinyltransferase gives MQHEVKIPSLGESIVSGILTQWNCKDGDTVQKGDMLYELETDKITSEGTAEISGVIELLVEADSEVKIGQVVARITESEESKSDASAEDKPTSKPSTPSQGTDTQAEDSEDSSSAKKDDSEKPSDERYPPSVERIAASSGIDPSTVKGTGKAGRVTKADMLKAQEAQEQSTDAEKTEAAPQQESDASPAATSTNTTDTAPAQRAATATTGSEARSTRKRMSPIRRKIAERLVSVKNEAAILTTFNEVDMSAVMQLRKQMQEEFVAAHGVKLGFMSFFVKAAVSALKAVPGINAQIDGDEVVTHHYYDIGVAVGTERGLVVPVLRGCDALGFAEVEQQLAEYAQRAKQGKINIEDMQGGVFTISNGGVYGSLLSTPIINPPQSGILGMHSIQERPVAINGEVKIRPMMYLALSYDHRIVDGKEAVTFLIHIKKAIENPSRLLFGI, from the coding sequence ATGCAACACGAAGTAAAAATCCCCAGTTTGGGAGAATCCATCGTCTCCGGCATTCTCACGCAGTGGAACTGCAAGGATGGCGACACTGTCCAGAAGGGTGACATGCTCTACGAACTGGAAACCGACAAAATCACATCGGAGGGAACTGCAGAAATTTCAGGCGTGATCGAGCTGCTCGTGGAGGCTGATTCCGAGGTTAAAATTGGCCAGGTTGTCGCACGCATCACAGAATCTGAGGAATCGAAGTCCGATGCTTCGGCTGAAGACAAACCCACATCGAAGCCCTCAACTCCTTCGCAGGGCACCGATACCCAAGCCGAGGACTCCGAAGACAGCTCTTCCGCAAAGAAGGATGACTCGGAAAAACCATCGGATGAGCGCTACCCGCCTTCGGTCGAACGCATTGCGGCGAGTTCGGGCATCGATCCCTCAACCGTCAAGGGTACTGGCAAGGCTGGGCGCGTCACCAAGGCTGACATGCTCAAGGCACAGGAAGCACAGGAGCAGTCCACGGATGCAGAGAAAACGGAAGCGGCACCACAACAGGAATCAGATGCGTCGCCAGCCGCTACTTCGACCAATACTACCGACACTGCACCTGCTCAACGCGCTGCTACAGCCACAACTGGATCGGAAGCTCGCAGCACGCGCAAGCGCATGAGTCCCATCCGGCGCAAGATCGCAGAACGTTTGGTGTCGGTGAAGAATGAAGCTGCCATACTCACAACCTTCAATGAGGTCGACATGAGCGCCGTGATGCAACTGCGCAAGCAAATGCAGGAGGAATTTGTCGCGGCCCACGGAGTGAAGCTTGGGTTCATGTCCTTTTTTGTGAAGGCGGCTGTCAGTGCGCTCAAGGCAGTTCCCGGTATCAATGCCCAGATCGACGGGGATGAAGTTGTCACTCACCACTACTACGATATCGGCGTCGCTGTCGGCACCGAGCGAGGTCTGGTAGTTCCCGTTCTTCGCGGATGCGACGCCCTCGGTTTTGCAGAGGTTGAGCAACAGCTTGCCGAATATGCACAGCGGGCGAAGCAGGGTAAAATCAATATTGAGGACATGCAGGGCGGAGTGTTTACCATCTCCAACGGAGGCGTGTACGGTTCCTTGCTCTCCACTCCGATCATCAACCCGCCTCAGAGTGGAATTCTCGGCATGCACAGCATACAGGAGCGCCCGGTAGCGATCAATGGAGAGGTGAAAATCCGTCCGATGATGTACCTCGCTCTGTCCTATGATCACAGGATTGTGGACGGCAAGGAAGCAGTCACCTTCCTGATTCACATCAAAAAGGCCATTGAAAACCCAAGCCGTCTGTTGTTCGGGATCTAA